The following coding sequences are from one Muntiacus reevesi chromosome 17, mMunRee1.1, whole genome shotgun sequence window:
- the LOC136148367 gene encoding olfactory receptor 2S2-like has translation MNGANQTVVTEFVLLGLHDHHDLEMVLFVLCLGIYSMNVLGNALLIGLNMLDPRLHTPMYFFLSNLALIDISATSSVVPLMLVHFLETQSTISFPGCALQMYLTLALGSTECVLLATMACDRYVAICQPLRYSELINRQTCMWMAAVTWGAGLVNSLLHSSLTWSLPFCGHNVINHFFCEILAVLKLACGDISLNALLLMVASTVLTLSPLLLIFLSYVFILTAILRVPSAAGRHKAFSTCSAHLTVVVIFYGTISFMYFKPKGKDLNLDKLIALFYGVVTPSLNPIIYSLRNAEVKAATIALLRGDLLSRKMSRFALVL, from the coding sequence ATGAATGGGGCAAACCAGACGGTCGTGACGGAGTTTGTCCTGCTGGGGCTCCACGACCACCACGACCTAGAGATGGTCCTATTTGTGCTCTGCCTGGGCATCTACTCCATGAACGTGCTGGGGAACGCTCTCCTCATCGGGCTGAACATGCTGGACCCCCGcctgcacacccccatgtacttcttcctcagcaaCCTCGCCCTCATAGACATCTCTGCCACGTCCTCTGTCGTGCCTCTCATGCTGGTCCACTTCCTGGAAACCCAGAGCACCATCTCCTTCCCTGGCTGTGCCCTGCAAATGTACCTGACCCTGGCGCTGGGCTCCACGGAGTGCGTGCTCCTGGCCACGATGGCGTGTGACCGGTACGTGGCCATCTGCCAGCCACTTCGCTACTCAGAGCTCATCAACCGGCAGACCTGCATGTGGATGGCAGCGGTGACCTGGGGGGCAGGCTTAGTCAACTCCCTTCTCCATTCCAGTCTCACCTGGAGCCTCCCCTTCTGTGGCCACAATGTCAtcaaccacttcttctgtgagaTCTTGGCGGTGCTGAAACTAGCCTGTGGGGACATCTCTCTCAATGCACTGCTGTTAATGGTGGCTTCAACTGTTCTGACGCTGTCCCCACTGCTGCTCATCTTCCTGTCCTACGTGTTCATCCTCACTGCCATCCTGAGGGTGCCCTCTGCTGCCGGCCGGCACAAAGCCTTCTCTACCTGCTCTGCCCACCTCACAGTGGTGGTGATTTTCTATGGGACTATCTCCTTCATGTACTTCAAGCCCAAAGGCAAGGACCTCAACCTGGATAAGCTTATTGCATTGTTCTACGGGGTCGTGACCCCCTCGCTGAACCCcatcatctacagcctgaggaacgcAGAGGTGAAAGCTGCCACCATAGCTCTGCTGAGGGGAGACCTCCTCTCCAGGAAGATGTCCCGCTTTGCTTTGGTTCTCTAA